Below is a genomic region from Henckelia pumila isolate YLH828 chromosome 3, ASM3356847v2, whole genome shotgun sequence.
tgaaAAGTTGTAAtgttcaataaatatatattgcaGTTGATAGAAGCTTAATTTAAACTTCGATGCAGAATGGATTTATGTGTTTTAACTTTTTCCTAAAATTATTAGCATGTCCATGTTATATCAAGAGTTTTATGGCCTTTGCAAAATGAAACCATGCTTGTAGCTAGCGTGTGAGTTGGTTGCTGCATAGCAGTTGCTTTCTTATCACAGGCGCACATCAAGTTTTGCATGGCCAAATTGCTTATTTTGTTGTACAAGTGGTGACTGTTCTTTATCTATTGTAGTCCTGTAGCAGTTTGTCAACTTTGATGTGTAATATGCAGGGGGTTTTCGAGTTCTATTGACTGACAGAAGTCGGTTGGTGATGACGGTTGGAGGAGCTACTGCATTAGCTGCCGGAGTTTATACCACTAGGTTTAATTCCTTTATACCTGTATTACTTTATTTACAAAGTATTCTTGAAATTGGAAACATGATTTAATGCTGCTAAGTGCTTTTGCATTGTGTATAATAACCTCACCCATGCTTGTGTGCTTGTGTTCCTTAACGACTCCAATTGTTTTATATGGGCAATATCTAAGTACGTATCTATGACTAATAATTTGTTGCTGCTGCTTACATGTCCGAAGCATATGGAGTTCATCATGCAAGTTTATTCGTATCATGTCATTCTGGTCAGATTTGATAAATCTGAAATAATTCACTTTTGAATACTTTGCAGTACCAAAACGCTGGTGTTTACCGGTTTAGTAATTCTTTAAAATTTGTTAGTTGTAATATAGTTATAGTGCTTAGAAGAAGTAGCTTCTTACCTTCAATCCTTTTTGTGCTCAGGGAAGGTGCTCGAGTTATCTGGGGCTATGTCAATAGGATCCTTGGTCAGCCATCACTGATTCGGGAATCATCTATGGCAAAGTTTCCATGGTCAGGGATAGGTTCTCGAGCAGCTGATAAAGTGGTTAGATATAGTACAGGAGCTGGGGCGGCATCGCCTACACAAAATAAATCTGCTCTTGGAGATATTGTTCTACATCCTTCTCTACAAAAGAGAATAGAGCACCTTGCTCGAGCTACATCAAATACCAAAGTCCACCAGGCACCATTTCGGAATATGCTATTTTATGGCCCCCCCGGTACTGGTAAAACCATGGTTGCTAGGGAAATAGCTCGAAAGTCGGTAAAAATTTCTTTAAATCCGATTTCTTAAGCGACTAGCGAATATTATGATCTTCCATAAAACACATGCACATAAACAACTTCAGATTAATATTTGCAGGGCCTGGATTATGCCATGATGACAGGAGGAGATGTTGCACCATTGGGAGCACAAGCTGTTACCAAAATACATGATATATTTGATTGGTCAAAAAAGTCAAAGAAAGGTTTGCTCCTCTTCATCGATGAGGCTGATGCTTTTCTATGCGagtaagtaatttttttttatcgacTGTGCTGCGTAATATTTACTTTTTAACCACGATTGTAATGCCTGAATGTCATATTTTGGCTATAACCAGAGCTAAGGGGGagaggaaatttaaattttaagctTATGGACAGACTGGAGTTGTCACTGAGCAGTTAAAATAACCATCAATATAAATTGTTCACTTGCACAACTCTTGCctccgtttggtttgagtgtaagataaataatacatagataagtaatgtaatgtaataaaaaataaataagaaatgatagttaatatagtatttgatttgattgatagagtatagtttatttgatttgattgattaaagtttatataaaaatgataaattactattttgtccttttaacaataaataaaatatgaataatattgttTATAAGGGGtgatatagtaatttaaattcaatgatttggttgatataagataaataattaatgatttgatcgatgtaaaataaataattaatagatggataaataatatgacaacaAGAACGCCAGATTGGataagataagttatacatagattattaATCCCTATTCATTGATGTGTTTTTTGAGTTACCGCGCTGTTACCGCTGGAAAGCTATAAATATTATTACCTATTTTTTCCTACCAGTATATATTAAAACATACCCAATATCTTTTCTTGTAGACGTAACAGCAAACACATGAGCGAAGCTCAAAGAAGTGCCCTTAATGCTTTGCTCTTCCGTACCGGAGACCAGTCTAGAGATGTTGTTCTTGTTCTAGCCACGAACAGGCCAGGAGATCTTGACAGTGCCGTGACTGATCGGATTGATGATGTTATCGAATTCCCTCTTCCCCAGGAAAATGAACGTTTCAAACTACTTAAGCTTTACTTGACCAAGTACCTCTGCGGAGAAGACGACGACAGCAGAAACTCCAAATGGAGTCACCTTTTCAAGAAGAAATCACAAAAAATATCCATAAAAGATTTGTCAGACGACGACATCAAAGAAGCTGCTCGGAAAACAGAAGGATTTTCAGGACGTGAGATAGCGAAACTCATGGCAAGTGTTCAAGCAGCTGTTTACGGACTCCCTGACTGTGTTCTTGACTCCAATCTATTTAAGGAGATCGTGGATTACAAAGTTGCTGAACATCACCAGCGAATCAAACTAGGAGCCGAAGGGGGTGAgtcgttttaaatgtttttggtGCATGGGTCGTTTTAGGATTCAAATTATTACCCACTCATACGATTTGTTTGGGCGAAGGATGACTAGGGAGGACCGAAGAGATAGCTCCGTTACCATTTATTTGCTGCTGAAAGACATGCTTCCTTTGCTAATTTTGAGGATATTGTATTTATATCTTGGACTAAACGAAAATAATCCTTTGTTGAGAGAAGATTTTACTGACAAAATTGAGGTATCTTGACTTTAATTGGAGGATATTTTTCAATAGATGATGCGCTCAAATAGATTGGGAGTCGTCCGGATTTTCTTTCCCAATTGTTTGGCATATGTTAGATGATACGAGTCATTGTGTTTTATATTTGTAATTTGATAGTTGAACATAATAAGATTTGAAATGTTAATTTTTGTACGCTGTAACAAGTAAAAGTACATCATCGAACAATCGAATTGAATCGATCTAATTTTTATCAAAAAACGCCAAAACAATAACTCAGTCGACGGTGTATCTGTAGAAAATCAATCAATAGAATGGGTAGTtctttttaatcttttttttttttttaacgtaGTTCTTTTTAATCTTTAATACTGAAAAGAGATATTTTTGGCACTTtataatttgtttataattttctAAAATTATTAAAGTAGGTGCCAAGACAAGTCTCCACCCGTCCTTGTAGCAAGTCAACGAGCCGTCGAAATCCCGTCCAGTCCAAGTATAAATGGTATTGGTTCTTAGTTCTTACAGTAAAAATTGTCGAAGCACGTTAGCCACTAAATCTCTagcattgaattttttttttttccctgttctttcttttcttttttttttttttcttttttttttttgtgctcGTCAAATCATCCCTAAAAATGACACCCTTCGGGTAAGAGAATGTCCGTTTGCATTCAACAGGCATGTTATATAGTTTGATTGAGATCCAACGATCCTTTTTATGGCCAGTAATGGCCCaaaaaatacaaacaaagaaGTTGGAGGGTGTGAGATTTTTCCATGAAACAGCTTCGATGACTATTATTCAGGAGAATATATGTAGATGTCGAAGATATACATACGATTGGCCAATTGTGACTTTGCCAATATATGAGTTTTACAACTTAATATTTATATGCTTGGAAGGAACATTTAATTATCATGAGCAAGATGGTGTCAATTTGGATCATAAGTTGGGACTTGGGATGACAATATTGATGTACCTTTCATGCATCTATGTTGCTAATGCGATACAAACACGTACCACCACGAGCAAAGTGATGTACGTTTCCGACTACCAATTAATGGCGGATATGAATAATCGTATGAAGTATATATAGTTATGAGCTGAAAATTGTGTGAAGACCAAGTTGAGGGTTCACCGAATAACCTATATTTGAAATGAATGAGTATCATACTAGGCGTAGTTTGATCTCCGAGTGTTAAAACCATCTGGGACGATGGCCACAGTAGACGGGCGGGCGCGAGATACAACGCCACCATGAGCATACATGCACAGCTGCGTGCCTAGTCGATTTATGCGTCATAGTTTGATCGCgcataacaatatatatatccTATAGGTGGAACTGTCGATGCTACCCACAGGGTAGTGCCCCGTAGATAGCGTGACGAGTTTTGATTGATCCAAATCAGGATGGGGATACACGTTGCTCACAGGCAGCATGTACAAAACCCCAATAGGGACCAAAGGCGGATGTATTATACGGGCAAAACCGGGCAATTGCCCGGCAGATTTTGCCCAAAATTTCTAATACCCACTGGCCATTAGTTTAGGCACCTTCTAACTTTGAATttgttctaattttttttattagttgagTTGACCGTGCAATATAGTTACACgaaaatttttcatttttttattaacttttataacacaaaaat
It encodes:
- the LOC140887762 gene encoding uncharacterized protein isoform X1 — its product is MLGSRFSSWAALAAAATAAAASSNTSPNCVYAFYPFSSSPSPPSPPPDASAANPAGSEHQPAVEVSKRGFDPESLERGAKALREINNSSYSKQVFEVMRKQEETRLAELAAEKANYEAIQAHADIDKQQKWAEDQRNLYQQQAQAKAQMLRYEDELARKRMQTDNEAQRRHNAELVQMQEESSIRKEQARRATEEQIQAQQRETEKERAEIERETIRVKAMAEAEGRAHEAKLTEDHNRRMLLEKINGEREKWLAAINTTFSHIEGGFRVLLTDRSRLVMTVGGATALAAGVYTTREGARVIWGYVNRILGQPSLIRESSMAKFPWSGIGSRAADKVVRYSTGAGAASPTQNKSALGDIVLHPSLQKRIEHLARATSNTKVHQAPFRNMLFYGPPGTGKTMVAREIARKSGLDYAMMTGGDVAPLGAQAVTKIHDIFDWSKKSKKGLLLFIDEADAFLCERNSKHMSEAQRSALNALLFRTGDQSRDVVLVLATNRPGDLDSAVTDRIDDVIEFPLPQENERFKLLKLYLTKYLCGEDDDSRNSKWSHLFKKKSQKISIKDLSDDDIKEAARKTEGFSGREIAKLMASVQAAVYGLPDCVLDSNLFKEIVDYKVAEHHQRIKLGAEGGESF
- the LOC140887762 gene encoding uncharacterized protein isoform X2, which codes for MLGSRFSSWAALAAAATAAAASSNTSPNCVYAFYPFSSSPSPPSPPPDASAANPAGSEHQPAVEVSKRGFDPESLERGAKALREINNSSYSKQVFEVMRKQEETRLAELAAEKANYEAIQAHADIDKQQKWAEDQRNLYQQQAQAKAQMLRYEDELARKRMQTDNEAQRRHNAELVQMQEESSIRKEQARRATEEQIQAQQRETEKERAEIERETIRVKAMAEAEGRAHEAKLTEDHNRRMLLEKINGEREKWLAAINTTFSHIEGGFRVLLTDRSRLVMTVGGATALAAGVYTTREGARVIWGYVNRILGQPSLIRESSMAKFPWSGIGSRAADKVVRYSTGAGAASPTQNKSALGDIVLHPSLQKRIEHLARATSNTKVHQAPFRNMLFYGPPGTGKTMVAREIARKSGLDYAMMTGGDVAPLGAQAVTKIHDIFDWSKKSKKGLLLFIDEADAFLCERNSKHMSEAQRSALNALLFRTGDQSRDVVLVLATNRPGDLDSAVTDRIDDVIEFPLPQENERFKLLKLYLTKYLCGEDDDSRNSKWSHLFKKKSQKISIKDLSDDDIKEAARKTEGFSGREIAKLMASVQAAVYGLPDCVLDSNLFKEIVDYKVAEHHQRIKLGAEGG